One Clupea harengus chromosome 12, Ch_v2.0.2, whole genome shotgun sequence DNA segment encodes these proteins:
- the LOC105904765 gene encoding interleukin-1 beta-like, with product MADTYFSLADALESSYKPDSGEIDSCMCCCQMVKTSDQDSECGLHSVIDLKVSEQPQNVRNVVNLVIALHRMMKTQKVQSTEFTDDELCNIFLENLVEEYVTPTVHEETHQAADHYNFIGPVQKCYICDELQKSLVLSKSITTELQAITLHGNNLSRRVELELSTYKASVPRERGQPIALGVGGNLYLSCTSTSGKPVLGLEMVNKEDLNNISGDMKRFLFFKTVSGQTLTSFESAKFEGHYISTSYTNRQRVDMSLTKDAPNRLTSFKMTVL from the exons cagctACAAGCCCGACTCTGGGGAAATTGACTCTTGTATGTGCTGCTGTCAAATGGTCAAG accAGTGACCAAGATTCAGAGTGTGGCCTGCATTCAGTAATCGACCTGAAGGTGTCCGAACAGCCACAGAACGTGCGTAATGTGGTCAACCTCGTCATTGCCTTGCACCGCATGATGAAAACCCAGAAAGTGCAGAGCACCGAGTTTACCGACGATGAGTTATGCAACATATTCTTGGAGAATTTGGTGGAAG AGTATGTGACGCCGACAGTCCATGAAGAAACTCACCAGGCTGCCGACCACTACAACTTTATAGGTCCGGTCCAAAAGTGCTACATCTGTGACGAGTTACAGAAGAGCCTTGTTCTGAGTAAAAGCATCACCACCGAACTGCAGGCCATCACACTCCACGGAAACAACTTGAGCAGAAGAG TGGAACTGGAACTGTCCACATACAAAGCCTCTGTCCCACGTGAGAGGGGCCAGCCTATCgccttgggggtggggggcaaccTCTACCTTTCATGCACATCTACCTCGGGGAAACCTGTCCTGGGCCTGGAG atgGTGAACAAGGAGGACCTGAATAACATCAGTGGCGACATGAAGCGTTTCCTGTTCTTCAAGACGGTCAGTGGCCAAACATTGACCAGCTTCGAGTCGGCCAAGTTCGAGGGCCATTACATCAGCACGTCCTACACTAATAGACAGCGTGTGGACATGTCCTTGACTAAGGACGCACCCAACCGTCTGACATCGTTCAAGATGACCGTCCTGTGA